Proteins found in one Geomonas subterranea genomic segment:
- a CDS encoding PAS domain-containing protein: MSSRIRNGCPYFIGTASILILASWVLDSFLDAVVFSDGSFVQQLLHPRAQELTYRLQTIFFLLIFMTCARRKSRGEEEATARLTDTVAKLALEKARTEAVLASVPDAVTVQDPEFRILYQNPVAREFKGEHLGEHCYAAYHDRDSVCPGCVVSECYQDGTPHRQEKTHVFNGVTRHLETAAAPLKDATGAIIATIELVRDITERKNKENILKRQSAAIEASMDGIALLNADGEYLYLNKAHAAIYGYPCHEELVGSTWRLLYTDEERRRLEPLIYSEFQKGHGWRGEATGLKKDGTLFPQEISLTLLEDGGIICVVRDISQRKEAEEAIRKLNGSLRQQTLDLQAKNRELEAFSYSLSHDLRTPLTTVYGAGQALADIYRDQLDETGQSLLHAIHAGCENMEEFIEAMLVLFQVTSTELSCVEVDLAGLADEIMAELRVCDLERPCQWNRPVEMTAWCDPHLARVLLQNLLGNAWKYTSRNEHPRIEFGEVARDGQREYFVRDNGVGFDMSEAATIFKPFQRLQRSSDFPGTGVGLATVSRIVDRHGGQLRAEGEVGKGACFYFTLPAPRHKG; this comes from the coding sequence ATGTCATCGCGGATCCGCAACGGCTGCCCGTATTTCATCGGCACCGCGAGCATCCTGATACTTGCATCCTGGGTGCTCGACAGCTTTCTGGACGCGGTCGTCTTTTCAGATGGCAGTTTTGTTCAGCAGCTCCTGCACCCCCGGGCACAGGAACTGACCTACCGTTTACAGACCATCTTTTTCCTGCTGATCTTCATGACCTGTGCCCGGCGCAAGTCCCGCGGAGAGGAAGAAGCGACCGCTCGGCTCACAGATACCGTGGCAAAACTGGCTCTGGAAAAAGCCAGAACGGAAGCAGTCCTCGCCAGTGTCCCCGACGCGGTAACCGTCCAGGACCCGGAATTCAGGATCCTGTACCAGAACCCTGTGGCCAGGGAGTTCAAGGGAGAACATCTGGGGGAGCACTGCTACGCTGCCTACCACGACAGGGATAGCGTCTGCCCCGGCTGCGTCGTCAGCGAGTGTTACCAGGACGGTACGCCGCACCGGCAGGAGAAGACGCATGTCTTCAACGGGGTGACCCGTCACCTCGAAACGGCGGCGGCACCGCTCAAGGATGCCACCGGCGCCATCATCGCGACCATCGAACTGGTGCGCGACATCACCGAGCGCAAGAACAAGGAAAACATCCTGAAGCGGCAGTCCGCAGCCATAGAGGCATCCATGGACGGCATCGCCCTTTTGAACGCCGACGGCGAGTACCTCTACCTGAACAAAGCACATGCCGCCATCTATGGCTATCCCTGCCATGAAGAGCTGGTCGGCAGCACCTGGCGGCTCCTGTACACCGACGAGGAACGCCGGCGCCTGGAGCCGCTCATATACAGCGAGTTCCAAAAGGGACACGGGTGGCGCGGCGAGGCGACCGGCCTCAAGAAGGACGGCACCCTGTTCCCCCAGGAGATCTCCCTCACGCTTCTGGAGGACGGGGGCATCATCTGCGTCGTGCGCGACATCTCGCAGCGCAAGGAAGCCGAGGAGGCGATCCGCAAGCTAAACGGCAGCCTGCGCCAGCAGACTCTCGACCTGCAGGCCAAGAACCGGGAACTGGAGGCCTTCAGCTATTCGCTGTCGCACGACCTGCGCACCCCGCTCACCACCGTCTATGGAGCGGGACAGGCCCTGGCCGACATCTACCGTGATCAACTGGACGAAACAGGGCAGAGCCTGCTGCACGCCATTCATGCCGGCTGCGAGAACATGGAAGAGTTCATCGAGGCGATGCTGGTGCTGTTCCAGGTGACGAGCACGGAGCTTAGCTGCGTGGAGGTGGACCTGGCGGGGCTGGCCGACGAGATCATGGCTGAACTGCGCGTCTGCGACCTGGAACGCCCGTGCCAGTGGAACCGCCCCGTGGAGATGACGGCCTGGTGCGACCCGCACCTCGCGCGGGTCCTTTTGCAGAACCTGCTCGGCAACGCCTGGAAGTACACCTCCAGGAACGAGCATCCCCGCATCGAGTTCGGAGAGGTGGCGCGCGACGGACAGCGCGAGTATTTCGTACGCGACAACGGCGTCGGCTTCGACATGAGCGAGGCGGCAACGATCTTCAAGCCGTTCCAGCGCCTGCAGCGCTCCAGCGACTTCCCCGGCACCGGGGTCGGGCTCGCCACGGTGTCGAGGATCGTCGACCGGCACGGCGGCCAGTTGCGGGCGGAGGGCGAGGTTGGCAAGGGTGCCTGCTTTTACTTCACGCTGCCGGCTCCGCGGCACAAGGGGTAA